From a region of the Teredinibacter turnerae genome:
- the fmdA gene encoding formamidase, producing the protein MTETIIKVDLNSSPYDNEKIHNRWHPDIPMAAMVKPGDDFIIECHDWTGGQIKDNDDASDVRDVDLSQVHFLSGPVGVEGAEPGDLLVVDILDIGTFSDSEWGFNGFFSKNNGGGFLTDHFPEAQKSIWDISGMFTKSRHVPGVEFAGLVHPGLIGCLPSKEMLEEWNTREQALYDTEPDRIPALATLPYADTAHMGAMDGDAAKTAAAEAARTVPPREHGGNCDIKDLSRGSKVYFPVYVKDGGLSVGDLHFSQGDGEITFCGAIEMAGWIHMRVNLIKDGMKKYGIKNPIFKPSPITPTYNDYLIFEGISVDEDGKQHYLDVHIAYRQACLNAIEYLTKFGYSRAQAYAILGTAPVQGHISGVVDIPNACATLWLPTEIFDFSIQPGEDGPTKELDGSIDVPLAPDKP; encoded by the coding sequence ATGACAGAAACCATCATTAAAGTTGATTTAAACTCTTCGCCTTACGATAACGAAAAAATACACAACCGCTGGCACCCGGACATTCCCATGGCCGCCATGGTTAAGCCCGGTGATGACTTTATTATTGAATGCCATGACTGGACCGGTGGCCAGATTAAAGATAACGACGATGCATCCGACGTGCGCGATGTGGATCTTAGCCAAGTGCATTTTCTTTCCGGTCCCGTCGGTGTTGAAGGCGCAGAACCCGGCGATCTGCTGGTTGTGGATATTCTCGATATCGGCACCTTCTCCGATAGCGAATGGGGCTTTAACGGCTTTTTCTCCAAAAACAACGGCGGCGGCTTTTTAACGGATCACTTCCCGGAAGCGCAGAAATCCATTTGGGATATCAGCGGTATGTTCACCAAATCCCGCCACGTTCCCGGCGTTGAATTTGCCGGACTGGTGCACCCAGGATTAATCGGATGCCTGCCTTCGAAAGAAATGCTGGAAGAGTGGAATACCCGCGAACAAGCCCTCTACGATACCGAACCCGACCGCATTCCCGCCCTGGCAACGCTACCTTATGCCGACACCGCCCACATGGGCGCAATGGATGGCGACGCAGCTAAAACCGCAGCGGCCGAAGCCGCGCGTACTGTACCGCCCCGCGAGCACGGCGGTAATTGTGACATTAAAGACCTCTCGCGCGGCTCGAAAGTGTATTTCCCTGTCTATGTTAAAGACGGCGGCCTGAGCGTGGGCGATTTACACTTTAGCCAGGGCGACGGTGAAATTACGTTCTGTGGTGCTATCGAGATGGCGGGCTGGATTCACATGCGCGTGAATCTGATTAAAGACGGCATGAAAAAGTACGGCATTAAAAACCCGATCTTCAAGCCAAGCCCGATTACGCCAACCTACAACGATTACCTAATCTTCGAAGGTATTTCGGTAGATGAAGACGGCAAACAACATTATCTTGACGTGCACATCGCCTATCGCCAGGCCTGTCTCAATGCCATTGAGTACCTCACCAAATTCGGCTACTCGCGCGCGCAAGCCTACGCGATTCTGGGTACCGCGCCGGTGCAGGGGCATATCAGCGGCGTAGTGGATATACCCAACGCCTGTGCGACCCTATGGCTGCCGACAGAGATATTCGATTTCAGCATTCAACCTGGTGAGGATGGCCCAACCAAAGAACTGGATGGCTCCATTGACGTACCGCTGGCACCAGACAAACCCTAA
- the urtE gene encoding urea ABC transporter ATP-binding subunit UrtE has translation MFAVSNYSVAYGQSEVIHDMNFNVNKNEIVAILGRNGMGKTTLMRSLIGMIPSRTGEVTLGETNIAGMKSYERVKAGVAFVPQGRMIFSTMTVKENIETGLTTVKEKTIPENLYELFPVLKEMKGRRGGNLSGGQQQQLAIARALASKPDLLLLDEPTEGIQPSIIRDMARTLKRIRDEIGLSIIVSEQVLSFALDIADRILVIEKGQIVREELRESVDEKQVAAYLSV, from the coding sequence ATGTTTGCCGTTTCCAATTACAGCGTGGCCTATGGCCAGAGTGAAGTTATTCACGATATGAACTTCAACGTTAATAAAAATGAGATTGTCGCCATACTCGGCCGCAACGGGATGGGAAAAACCACCTTAATGCGCTCGTTGATCGGCATGATTCCCAGCCGAACCGGCGAGGTTACCCTGGGTGAAACCAACATCGCCGGTATGAAAAGCTACGAGCGGGTAAAAGCTGGGGTGGCATTTGTGCCACAGGGTCGAATGATTTTTTCCACGATGACGGTGAAAGAAAATATCGAAACTGGCTTAACCACCGTGAAAGAAAAAACCATTCCAGAAAATTTGTACGAACTTTTTCCGGTACTGAAGGAAATGAAAGGGCGTCGCGGCGGCAACCTCTCCGGCGGCCAGCAACAGCAACTCGCCATTGCCCGCGCGCTGGCCAGCAAGCCCGATTTATTGCTGCTGGATGAACCGACCGAAGGTATTCAGCCTTCCATCATTCGCGATATGGCGCGCACATTAAAACGTATTCGCGATGAAATCGGCCTGTCCATCATTGTGTCCGAACAGGTACTGAGTTTCGCACTGGATATTGCCGACCGCATTCTTGTTATTGAAAAAGGCCAGATTGTGCGCGAAGAACTGCGCGAATCCGTCGATGAAAAGCAAGTCGCTGCTTATTTATCCGTTTAA
- the urtD gene encoding urea ABC transporter ATP-binding protein UrtD, producing MVDKKDFVLAVEGLTVSFDGFKAVNDLSFYVEEDEIRVIIGPNGAGKTTVLDLICGKTQATDGSIKFRGKELTKMSEHAIVHAGIGRKFQNPSIYEDLTVFENLEISFPRGHGVFGALAFKRDAEVIAAVEEVAETIFLSEDLNKTAGLLSHGQKQWLEIGMLLIQKPDLLMLDEPVAGMSVAERKKTAELLNRITQGRSVIVIEHDMQFVEDIAHRVTVLHQGKVLSEGSMERVKNDPKVVEVYLGH from the coding sequence ATGGTTGATAAAAAAGATTTTGTGCTCGCCGTAGAAGGGCTCACGGTCTCATTCGACGGATTCAAAGCGGTAAACGATCTTTCGTTTTATGTGGAAGAAGATGAAATTCGGGTAATTATCGGGCCTAACGGCGCAGGCAAAACCACAGTGCTGGATTTAATTTGTGGCAAAACTCAGGCGACCGACGGCTCGATTAAATTCCGCGGTAAAGAACTGACCAAGATGTCGGAGCACGCCATCGTGCACGCAGGTATTGGTCGCAAATTTCAGAACCCTTCTATCTATGAAGACCTGACAGTGTTCGAGAACCTGGAGATTTCGTTCCCACGCGGTCACGGTGTATTCGGTGCGCTGGCATTTAAACGGGATGCGGAAGTAATCGCTGCCGTAGAAGAAGTCGCCGAGACTATTTTCCTTTCAGAGGATTTAAATAAAACTGCGGGGCTGCTGAGTCATGGCCAAAAGCAGTGGCTGGAAATCGGCATGTTGCTGATCCAAAAGCCGGATTTGCTGATGCTCGACGAACCCGTCGCCGGCATGTCTGTCGCCGAGCGCAAAAAAACCGCCGAACTGCTCAACCGCATTACGCAGGGACGTTCAGTGATTGTTATTGAACACGATATGCAATTTGTGGAAGACATCGCGCACCGGGTCACGGTGCTGCACCAGGGCAAAGTGCTCTCAGAAGGCTCCATGGAGCGGGTTAAAAATGACCCGAAAGTGGTTGAAGTGTATCTAGGTCATTAA
- the urtC gene encoding urea ABC transporter permease subunit UrtC, with protein MSKTTLRAFMPRQDLISFVVLAVVIFIVMPLCTDIFRLNLIGKYLTYAFVAVGLVLCWGYGGILSLGQGVFFGLGGYCMAMFLKLEASTPEATKIQSTPGIPDFMDWNQLTELPWFWEPFHSLPFTLVAVLVVPTIFAYIIGVAMFKRRVGGVYFAIITQAVASILTILIIGQQGYTGGVNGITDLRTLLGWDIRTDSAKYVLYFVNGILLFACLLFAQFVRKSKLGRILLAMREREDRVRFSGYDVSNFKTFVFCMGAAFSAIGGAMFTLQVGFMSPSFVGIVPSIELVIFCAVGGRMSIIGAVYGTLLINWAKTTFSESFPELWLFAMGALFIGVVMAFPSGLAGLYQTHAKPWVDKALSKLLSQRESTNSNSPVTAD; from the coding sequence ATGTCGAAAACTACGCTTCGCGCATTTATGCCCCGTCAGGATCTAATCAGCTTTGTGGTGCTGGCGGTGGTTATTTTTATCGTGATGCCTCTGTGCACCGATATTTTCCGTCTCAACTTAATTGGCAAATACCTCACCTACGCCTTCGTTGCAGTTGGCCTGGTACTCTGCTGGGGTTACGGCGGTATTCTCAGCCTTGGCCAGGGTGTGTTTTTTGGCCTTGGTGGTTACTGCATGGCGATGTTTCTTAAATTGGAAGCATCAACCCCCGAAGCAACAAAAATTCAGTCCACGCCCGGTATTCCCGATTTTATGGACTGGAATCAGCTCACTGAACTGCCCTGGTTTTGGGAACCCTTCCACAGCCTGCCGTTTACGCTTGTCGCGGTTTTAGTGGTACCCACCATATTTGCCTACATTATCGGCGTGGCCATGTTTAAGCGTCGCGTGGGCGGTGTTTACTTCGCCATTATTACCCAGGCCGTTGCATCCATTCTGACCATTCTGATTATCGGCCAGCAGGGTTACACCGGCGGCGTCAATGGCATTACCGATTTACGCACACTGCTCGGCTGGGATATTCGCACCGATTCCGCCAAATACGTGTTGTATTTTGTGAATGGTATTTTGTTATTCGCTTGCCTGCTGTTCGCGCAATTTGTTCGCAAAAGCAAGCTCGGTCGCATTTTGTTAGCGATGCGCGAGCGCGAAGACCGGGTTCGCTTTTCCGGCTACGACGTGTCCAATTTCAAAACGTTTGTGTTTTGTATGGGGGCGGCATTCTCCGCGATTGGCGGCGCTATGTTTACTCTGCAAGTGGGTTTTATGTCGCCGTCTTTTGTCGGCATCGTACCGTCAATTGAGCTTGTTATTTTCTGTGCCGTGGGCGGTCGCATGTCCATTATCGGCGCAGTCTACGGCACATTGTTAATCAATTGGGCCAAGACCACCTTTTCCGAATCCTTCCCGGAACTGTGGCTATTTGCCATGGGCGCGCTGTTTATCGGCGTAGTAATGGCCTTCCCATCCGGCCTCGCGGGCCTGTATCAAACTCACGCCAAGCCCTGGGTCGATAAAGCGCTCTCCAAGCTGCTAAGTCAACGCGAGAGCACCAATAGTAATTCACCCGTAACCGCAGACTGA
- the urtB gene encoding urea ABC transporter permease subunit UrtB produces MFSEYTTAELVSIFAMQGFAGLILFSVFVLMALGLAIIFGQMGVINMAHGEFMILGAYVTYLISNLFSEYMPALFSIYFFIAMIAAFFTAGALGAFVEWAMIRHLYKRPLDTLLATWGLSLIMQQLYRTVFGAREVGVSLPDWLMGSIPMTDTIDIPINGLFVMGLTIVISISVYLLMFKSRWGGQVRAVVQNRPMAGAVGINTEKSDRMTFALGCAIAGVAGSAFTMIGSTGPTAGQLYIVDTFLVVVFGGAQSLLGTIASAFTISQAQSTMEFFLSGSMAKVLTLLVVVGILMLRPQGLFALKIRH; encoded by the coding sequence ATGTTCTCTGAATACACAACAGCAGAATTAGTCTCCATCTTTGCCATGCAGGGGTTCGCCGGACTCATTTTGTTTTCGGTGTTCGTCTTAATGGCATTGGGCCTCGCCATTATTTTTGGCCAGATGGGCGTTATTAATATGGCCCATGGCGAATTTATGATTCTAGGTGCATACGTCACCTACCTGATTTCCAATTTATTTTCTGAGTATATGCCCGCGCTGTTCAGCATCTACTTTTTTATCGCGATGATCGCTGCGTTTTTTACCGCTGGTGCGCTGGGTGCATTCGTGGAATGGGCAATGATTCGCCATCTCTACAAGCGACCGCTGGACACCTTGCTCGCAACCTGGGGTTTGAGCCTTATCATGCAGCAGCTGTATCGCACCGTGTTCGGCGCCCGTGAGGTTGGCGTATCACTACCAGACTGGTTGATGGGCTCCATTCCCATGACCGACACCATCGATATTCCCATTAACGGTCTTTTTGTTATGGGGCTCACCATTGTTATTTCCATATCCGTTTATTTATTGATGTTTAAATCCCGCTGGGGCGGCCAGGTTCGCGCGGTTGTGCAAAACCGTCCAATGGCTGGCGCAGTGGGCATAAACACCGAAAAAAGCGACCGCATGACGTTTGCTCTGGGATGCGCCATTGCCGGTGTTGCCGGAAGCGCATTTACCATGATTGGTTCAACCGGCCCCACTGCAGGCCAGCTTTATATTGTGGATACCTTCCTGGTGGTGGTATTTGGCGGTGCGCAAAGTCTGCTCGGCACCATAGCGTCGGCGTTCACTATTTCCCAAGCACAATCGACGATGGAATTTTTCCTCTCCGGCTCCATGGCCAAAGTTCTAACCCTGCTTGTAGTAGTCGGTATTTTGATGCTGCGGCCGCAAGGTTTGTTCGCACTCAAAATTCGTCATTAA